From a single Georhizobium profundi genomic region:
- a CDS encoding TrkH family potassium uptake protein has product MNNSPLAATANVAGYFCLYLAVFMLLPMLADLVAGNEDWQVFGISAVLVGGLSLTVIAMTQGATVRFSPRFGFMLLNALWLSTSLVAAVPLYFSSLDMTFGEAFFESVSGLTTTGATVIVGLDNLPPGILLWRSITHFVGGIGVVAMGLLLLPFLNVGGMQIFKLESSGATDSPFPRVRQFSIALIGFYVSITLACALAYNATGMSSFDSLNHAMATVSTGGFATTDASFRNYSEGALIVGTVFMLIGAMPFAAFIRAIVLQSPRQAFDPQMPVLLGIIALATATITILALEHVDGPRWATVIHAAFNVVSIITTTGFVSADYDLWGPLAIMLIFLLTFLGGCSGSTSGGIKTYRLMVLFDALRVNLAQMIRPNAVRPVRFGRQPVTPRVVQSVAVFVGVYFAIFVAVSVALAATGLDFTTAVTGAITALSNVGPGFGSIIGPAGTFEPLSEAAKWILSVAMLLGRLEILAVLILFSSSFWKNF; this is encoded by the coding sequence TTGAACAACTCCCCCCTCGCGGCGACTGCCAATGTTGCAGGCTATTTCTGCCTGTATCTCGCGGTCTTCATGCTCCTGCCCATGCTGGCCGATCTGGTGGCCGGTAACGAGGACTGGCAGGTCTTTGGCATATCGGCCGTTCTGGTCGGTGGTCTTTCGCTCACCGTCATAGCCATGACACAGGGTGCAACGGTGCGGTTTTCCCCGCGCTTCGGATTCATGCTGCTCAACGCGCTCTGGCTTTCGACGTCGCTCGTGGCCGCAGTGCCGCTTTATTTCTCGTCGCTCGACATGACCTTCGGTGAAGCGTTCTTCGAGTCGGTCTCGGGCCTCACGACGACCGGTGCGACGGTGATCGTCGGCCTTGATAATCTTCCGCCCGGCATCTTGTTATGGCGCTCGATCACCCATTTCGTCGGCGGCATCGGCGTCGTGGCCATGGGCCTTCTGCTGCTGCCGTTCCTCAATGTCGGCGGGATGCAGATCTTCAAACTGGAATCTTCGGGCGCAACCGACAGCCCGTTTCCGCGCGTCAGGCAGTTTTCGATCGCCCTAATCGGTTTCTACGTCTCGATCACGCTCGCCTGCGCGCTTGCCTATAACGCAACCGGCATGTCGAGCTTCGATTCGCTCAATCACGCCATGGCGACCGTTTCGACCGGCGGCTTTGCCACCACGGACGCCTCGTTTCGGAATTACAGTGAAGGCGCCCTCATCGTCGGTACCGTCTTCATGCTGATCGGCGCGATGCCCTTTGCTGCCTTCATCCGGGCGATCGTGCTCCAAAGCCCCAGGCAAGCTTTTGACCCGCAGATGCCAGTGCTGCTCGGCATCATCGCGCTCGCAACCGCGACAATCACGATTCTCGCTCTCGAGCATGTGGATGGACCACGCTGGGCAACCGTCATCCATGCTGCGTTCAACGTCGTGTCGATCATCACGACAACTGGCTTCGTCTCCGCCGATTACGATCTGTGGGGGCCGCTCGCGATCATGCTAATCTTCTTGCTCACATTTCTCGGCGGCTGTTCCGGCTCTACGTCCGGCGGCATCAAGACCTATCGACTGATGGTGCTTTTCGATGCGCTCCGCGTAAACCTGGCGCAGATGATCCGCCCGAACGCGGTCCGACCCGTGCGCTTCGGTCGCCAACCCGTCACGCCGCGCGTGGTGCAGTCGGTTGCCGTCTTTGTCGGCGTCTATTTCGCGATTTTTGTCGCGGTCAGCGTCGCGCTCGCCGCGACGGGCCTCGACTTCACCACCGCCGTTACCGGTGCCATCACGGCCCTGTCCAATGTCGGACCGGGGTTTGGCTCCATCATCGGGCCCGCTGGTACCTTTGAACCGCTGTCCGAGGCGGCGAAGTGGATCCTGTCGGTCGCCATGCTGCTCGGGCGTCTGGAAATTCTTGCCGTGTTGATTCTGTTCAGTTCGTCGTTCTGGAAGAATTTCTGA
- a CDS encoding NAD-dependent epimerase/dehydratase family protein has translation MKIAVLGGDGFVGWPTCLHLSAQGHEVHIVDNLSRRWIDTELGVQSLTPMDSIQERTRIWHQETGHRIRFHLIDIARDYDVFKHWLIEHRPDAVIHFAEQRAAPYSMKSDRHKNYTVNNNVNATHNLLNALVETDIDAHLVHLGTMGVYGYSTIGAAIPEGYLPVGIETLSGETVSQDILYPANPGSIYHMTKCLDQLLFQFYAKNDGLRITDLHQGIVWGTHTDQTRRHAQLINRFDYDGDYGTVLNRFLIQAAIGYPLTVHGTGGQTRAFIHIQDSVRCIEIALKNGPSRGDKVKIFNQMTETHRVRDLAEMIAKMTGSEIAYLPNPRKEAPENELIVKNEQFLALGLNPTTLAEGLLSEVVDVAKKFAYRVDRSRVPAVSAWTKDIAPTLNRDPEGKKLKSVS, from the coding sequence ATGAAGATTGCGGTACTTGGCGGCGATGGCTTCGTCGGCTGGCCCACTTGCCTTCACCTCTCGGCACAGGGCCATGAGGTTCACATCGTCGACAATCTCTCGCGTCGCTGGATCGACACGGAACTGGGCGTCCAGTCGCTGACGCCGATGGATTCGATCCAGGAGCGCACCCGCATCTGGCATCAGGAAACCGGTCATCGCATCCGTTTCCACCTGATCGACATCGCGCGCGATTATGATGTCTTCAAGCACTGGCTGATCGAACATCGCCCCGATGCCGTGATCCATTTCGCCGAACAGCGCGCTGCGCCCTATTCGATGAAGTCGGACCGGCACAAGAACTACACGGTCAACAACAACGTCAACGCCACGCACAACCTCCTGAACGCGCTGGTCGAGACCGACATCGACGCCCACCTCGTCCATCTCGGCACGATGGGCGTTTATGGCTATTCGACCATCGGCGCGGCGATCCCGGAAGGTTACCTGCCAGTCGGCATCGAAACGCTGTCCGGGGAAACGGTCAGCCAGGACATTCTCTATCCGGCCAATCCCGGCTCGATCTACCACATGACGAAGTGCCTGGATCAGCTGCTGTTCCAGTTCTACGCCAAGAATGACGGTCTGCGGATCACCGACCTTCACCAGGGCATCGTCTGGGGCACGCACACGGACCAGACGCGCCGCCACGCGCAGTTGATCAACCGGTTCGACTATGACGGCGACTACGGCACGGTGTTGAACCGCTTCCTCATCCAGGCGGCGATCGGCTATCCGCTGACGGTCCATGGCACCGGCGGCCAGACGCGCGCCTTCATCCACATCCAGGATTCGGTGCGCTGCATCGAAATCGCGCTGAAGAACGGCCCGTCGCGCGGCGACAAGGTCAAGATCTTCAACCAGATGACGGAAACGCACCGGGTGCGGGATCTCGCCGAGATGATCGCCAAGATGACGGGCTCCGAGATTGCCTACCTGCCCAATCCACGCAAGGAAGCGCCGGAGAACGAACTGATCGTCAAGAACGAGCAGTTCCTCGCACTCGGCCTCAACCCGACCACGCTGGCCGAGGGGCTGCTTTCGGAAGTCGTCGACGTGGCGAAGAAATTCGCCTACCGCGTCGACCGCAGCCGCGTGCCGGCCGTCTCCGCCTGGACAAAGGACATCGCCCCGACGCTCAACCGCGACCCGGAAGGCAAGAAGCTGAAGAGCGTTTCCTAG
- the ybgC gene encoding tol-pal system-associated acyl-CoA thioesterase: MDAHDTRLPMVLAGELTPFGHRLLQRVYYEDTDFSGVVYHARYLHFMERGRTDYLRLLGIAQRAMSEAERLTFVVRRMEIDFKKPARMDDVLTIDTKTNEARGARLTLSQTINRGGTVLIEATVDVAVIDGQGRPRRLPVDVAKAFAPR; encoded by the coding sequence ATGGATGCGCATGACACGAGACTGCCGATGGTTTTGGCCGGGGAGTTGACCCCGTTCGGGCACCGGCTTCTTCAGCGCGTCTATTACGAAGACACTGATTTTTCCGGCGTCGTCTACCATGCGCGCTACCTCCATTTCATGGAGCGCGGACGCACGGACTATCTGCGCCTCCTGGGCATTGCCCAGCGCGCCATGTCGGAAGCCGAGCGCCTCACCTTCGTCGTTCGCCGCATGGAGATCGATTTTAAGAAGCCGGCCCGCATGGACGATGTGCTGACTATCGATACAAAAACCAACGAGGCGCGTGGTGCGCGGCTGACGCTGTCCCAGACGATCAATCGCGGCGGCACCGTGCTGATTGAAGCAACAGTCGATGTGGCTGTCATCGACGGGCAGGGCAGGCCTCGTCGACTGCCTGTCGATGTCGCAAAGGCTTTCGCTCCGCGCTGA
- the tolQ gene encoding protein TolQ: protein MEQVGLAATSDVTLWSLFMEAGLVVKLVMVGLVAASIWTWAIIVDKTMSYGRVRRRLDNFEEIFWSGQSLEELYRTLSEQKTTGMGAIFVAAMREWKKSFERGARTPIGLQQRIEKAMDVTLARESEELESRLGSLATIGSAAPFIGLFGTVVGIMTSFQAIAGSQSTNLAVVAPGIAEALLATAIGLLAAIPAVIGYNKLSGDANKITGRMEAFADEFSAILSRQIDEKLQPRQAAE, encoded by the coding sequence ATGGAACAGGTGGGTTTGGCGGCAACGAGCGACGTGACGCTATGGTCGCTGTTCATGGAAGCAGGCTTGGTCGTCAAGCTTGTGATGGTGGGGCTGGTGGCAGCCTCCATCTGGACCTGGGCCATCATCGTCGACAAGACCATGAGCTATGGCCGCGTTCGCCGGCGCCTCGATAATTTCGAAGAAATCTTCTGGTCCGGCCAGTCTCTCGAAGAGCTCTATCGCACCTTGTCCGAGCAGAAAACCACCGGCATGGGCGCGATCTTCGTGGCCGCCATGCGCGAATGGAAGAAGTCTTTCGAGCGCGGCGCCCGTACGCCGATCGGTCTGCAGCAGCGCATCGAAAAGGCCATGGACGTGACGCTCGCCCGCGAATCGGAAGAGCTTGAGTCGCGTCTGGGCTCGCTTGCGACCATCGGTTCGGCAGCACCTTTCATCGGCCTGTTCGGTACCGTCGTCGGCATCATGACATCGTTTCAGGCCATTGCCGGTTCGCAGTCCACCAATCTCGCGGTCGTCGCGCCCGGTATCGCGGAAGCGCTTCTCGCAACGGCCATCGGCCTTCTCGCCGCTATTCCCGCCGTCATCGGCTACAACAAGCTCAGCGGCGACGCCAACAAGATCACCGGGCGCATGGAAGCCTTTGCCGACGAGTTTTCCGCCATTCTTTCGCGTCAGATTGACGAGAAGCTTCAGCCGCGCCAGGCGGCCGAATAG